In Candidatus Buchananbacteria bacterium CG10_big_fil_rev_8_21_14_0_10_42_9, a single window of DNA contains:
- a CDS encoding 50S ribosomal protein L5: MTNTNKISNRVKAQEKFKTQVAPALMKDLNLSNAMSVPKINKIVLNVGLGKGLTDPKYNEVVEQTLLRITGQKPIFTKAKKAISNFKIKEGNIVGAKVTLRGPRMYDFLDKLINSALPRVRDFRGISKKLVDEHGNLSLGLKEHIAFPEIRSDEVEKIHGMQITIDTSAQTHNQGVSLLEHFGFPFTK, encoded by the coding sequence ATGACTAATACTAATAAAATTTCTAACCGGGTGAAGGCCCAAGAGAAATTTAAAACTCAAGTTGCCCCGGCTTTAATGAAAGATTTGAATTTGAGCAATGCTATGTCAGTGCCGAAGATTAATAAAATTGTGCTCAATGTCGGTTTAGGCAAGGGTTTGACGGACCCTAAGTATAACGAAGTGGTTGAACAAACCTTGCTTCGGATTACCGGCCAAAAACCAATTTTTACCAAAGCCAAAAAAGCTATTTCCAATTTTAAGATTAAAGAAGGCAATATAGTCGGTGCCAAAGTCACTTTAAGAGGGCCGAGAATGTATGATTTTTTGGATAAATTAATTAATTCAGCCTTGCCTCGGGTACGAGACTTTCGGGGTATTAGTAAAAAATTAGTCGACGAGCATGGCAATCTAAGCTTAGGGTTAAAAGAGCATATTGCTTTTCCTGAGATTCGTTCAGATGAAGTTGAAAAAATTCATGGTATGCAAATCACTATTGATACTTCAGCCCAAACTCATAATCAAGGCGTTTCTTTATTAGAGCATTTTGGCTTTCCATTCACCAAATAA
- the rpsQ gene encoding 30S ribosomal protein S17, with amino-acid sequence MSDEKKSIKNIRKLTGVVVSDKQDKTIVVKVDRTKINPKYHKRFKISKKYHVDDSKNQFHTGDVVSFVAARPISKTKRWRVIYSK; translated from the coding sequence ATGAGCGACGAAAAAAAATCAATCAAAAATATACGCAAGTTAACCGGTGTAGTCGTGTCGGATAAGCAAGACAAAACTATTGTGGTTAAGGTTGACCGAACCAAAATTAATCCTAAGTACCATAAGCGATTTAAAATATCAAAAAAATATCATGTCGATGATTCCAAAAATCAATTTCATACTGGTGATGTGGTATCATTTGTGGCGGCTCGGCCAATTAGTAAGACTAAGCGTTGGCGCGTGATTTATTCTAAATAA
- a CDS encoding 50S ribosomal protein L6 produces MSRVGKEPIVIPAGVTVTVSDKEVKVKGPKGELSERLPANITVAQADGALTVAIKNEGDKMQRSLWGTIRAILSNLITGVTEGFSKQLEFSGVGYKAQVNGSTLVLNVGFSHPVEYQLADGVTATVEKNLITISGIDKQLVGQVAAEIRKIRKPEPYKGKGIKYVDETIRRKAGKAAAGKSE; encoded by the coding sequence ATGAGTAGAGTAGGTAAAGAACCAATTGTCATACCAGCAGGCGTTACCGTAACCGTTAGTGATAAAGAGGTTAAAGTTAAAGGCCCTAAAGGTGAATTAAGTGAGCGCTTGCCAGCTAATATTACCGTGGCCCAAGCTGACGGAGCGTTGACCGTGGCGATAAAAAATGAAGGTGATAAAATGCAACGTTCGCTGTGGGGCACTATCAGGGCGATATTATCTAATTTAATTACTGGTGTCACAGAAGGATTTAGTAAACAATTAGAATTTAGCGGTGTAGGCTATAAAGCCCAAGTTAATGGCAGCACGTTGGTTTTAAATGTGGGGTTCTCACATCCAGTTGAATACCAATTAGCCGACGGTGTTACTGCGACTGTTGAAAAAAATCTTATTACCATAAGTGGAATTGATAAGCAGTTAGTCGGACAAGTGGCGGCTGAAATTAGAAAAATAAGAAAACCAGAGCCGTATAAAGGTAAAGGCATTAAGTACGTTGATGAAACGATTAGACGCAAGGCCGGTAAAGCCGCCGCGGGCAAATCCGAATAA
- a CDS encoding type Z 30S ribosomal protein S14 — MAIKSQIAKSNRQQKFSTRKVRRCWRCGRNRGYMRDFQMCRICFRELARNGQIPGIKKSSW, encoded by the coding sequence ATGGCAATCAAATCACAAATCGCAAAATCTAACAGACAGCAGAAATTCAGCACGCGTAAAGTGCGCCGCTGTTGGCGCTGTGGCCGTAACCGCGGTTATATGCGTGATTTTCAAATGTGCCGAATATGTTTTCGAGAATTAGCCCGGAACGGTCAAATCCCGGGAATTAAAAAATCAAGCTGGTAA
- a CDS encoding 50S ribosomal protein L24 encodes MKIKKGDKVKVLAGKDKGKTGKVLQVLPKYNKASVEGVNIAVKHLRSQKRGEAGQKIEYPAPIHISSLALISPVSGKTVRVGYKKLENGKMVRRDTKTNETFE; translated from the coding sequence ATGAAGATTAAAAAAGGCGACAAAGTAAAGGTTTTAGCCGGAAAGGACAAAGGTAAAACCGGCAAAGTGTTGCAAGTGCTACCTAAGTATAATAAAGCTTCGGTCGAAGGGGTTAATATTGCGGTTAAACATTTACGTTCGCAAAAACGCGGTGAAGCTGGCCAAAAAATTGAATATCCGGCACCAATTCACATATCTAGCTTAGCTTTGATTTCCCCAGTATCTGGAAAAACGGTTAGAGTTGGTTATAAAAAATTGGAAAACGGAAAAATGGTACGCCGCGATACTAAAACTAACGAAACATTTGAATAA
- a CDS encoding 50S ribosomal protein L16 — MLAPKKTKHRKSFKGRKRFSGSAQAGTTVSFGRYAIKSLDNAWIDSRQIEAARKSMAHYIKRGGKIWIRIFPDRAITSKGTQASMGSGKGVLDRYVIEVKPGTVLFEMDGVDADKAREAMRLAGHKLPVRTKFVSR; from the coding sequence ATGTTAGCGCCAAAAAAGACCAAACATAGAAAATCATTTAAGGGCCGTAAACGTTTTAGCGGATCAGCCCAAGCCGGAACTACAGTTAGCTTTGGACGTTATGCGATTAAAAGTTTAGATAACGCTTGGATTGACTCAAGGCAAATTGAAGCCGCTCGTAAATCAATGGCCCACTATATTAAGCGGGGCGGTAAAATTTGGATTCGTATTTTCCCCGACCGCGCTATTACTTCAAAAGGTACTCAAGCGAGTATGGGATCTGGTAAGGGCGTGCTTGATCGTTATGTTATTGAAGTTAAGCCCGGCACGGTATTATTTGAAATGGATGGCGTTGACGCGGACAAAGCGCGTGAAGCGATGCGCCTAGCCGGCCATAAATTGCCAGTTAGAACTAAATTTGTATCCCGTTAA
- the rpmC gene encoding 50S ribosomal protein L29 → MDFKDLKEYSEKDLHQLLNEQRERLQQLRFKAGQSQVTNIRELRQVKKTIAKILTKLKMNQAAASQKSTQAETERETKQAKA, encoded by the coding sequence ATGGATTTTAAGGATTTAAAAGAATATAGTGAAAAAGATTTGCACCAGCTTTTAAACGAGCAACGCGAACGTTTGCAGCAGTTAAGATTCAAGGCTGGCCAAAGCCAAGTTACCAATATTCGCGAATTGAGACAAGTTAAAAAAACGATTGCTAAAATTTTAACTAAATTAAAGATGAATCAAGCCGCCGCAAGCCAGAAAAGCACCCAGGCAGAAACCGAGCGTGAAACTAAGCAAGCTAAAGCATAA
- a CDS encoding 50S ribosomal protein L18 gives MKEGSTNKLSRAKRRQIRVRTKISGTSFRPRLSVSRSARHISAQLIDDTVGKTLVFANDKEVKGEGTKSEKAKNVGQLLAQKAIQKKISQVVFDRRSYLYHGRIKALADGAREGGLKF, from the coding sequence ATGAAAGAAGGAAGCACCAATAAATTATCACGCGCGAAACGTCGGCAAATTAGAGTCCGGACAAAAATTAGCGGCACAAGCTTTCGCCCGCGCTTAAGTGTCAGCCGAAGCGCCCGTCATATCAGCGCCCAGTTGATTGATGATACGGTTGGCAAGACTTTGGTTTTCGCTAACGATAAAGAGGTCAAAGGTGAAGGCACAAAATCAGAAAAAGCCAAAAATGTTGGTCAATTGTTGGCCCAAAAAGCGATCCAGAAAAAAATCAGCCAAGTGGTTTTTGACCGCAGATCATACTTATATCACGGTCGGATAAAAGCATTGGCAGATGGCGCCCGGGAAGGGGGATTAAAGTTTTAA
- a CDS encoding 50S ribosomal protein L15: MLHQLKSSKGSTKKRKRLGRGNASGHGTYSSRGLKGQRSRSGASGFKSRGLKTYLTQTPKLGGFKSGKPKMSVISLRQIEAIAKDNETINVQKLAALNLIKSAKNKVKILGTGSLSKPVTVVADAFSESAKEAINKSGGKAVVRNQKK, from the coding sequence ATGTTACATCAACTAAAATCATCCAAAGGATCGACAAAAAAGCGCAAGCGTTTAGGTAGGGGCAATGCTTCGGGGCATGGCACCTATTCAAGCCGAGGCCTTAAAGGTCAACGTTCGCGTTCTGGCGCTTCAGGTTTTAAGAGCCGAGGGTTAAAAACATATTTAACCCAAACCCCAAAACTGGGCGGGTTTAAGAGCGGAAAACCTAAAATGAGCGTGATTAGCTTAAGGCAAATCGAAGCCATTGCTAAAGATAATGAGACGATTAATGTCCAGAAGCTCGCGGCCTTAAATTTAATTAAATCAGCTAAGAACAAAGTAAAAATTTTAGGCACCGGGTCGTTGTCTAAACCGGTGACCGTGGTGGCGGACGCGTTTTCTGAAAGCGCCAAAGAGGCTATCAATAAATCTGGAGGCAAAGCAGTGGTGCGAAACCAAAAAAAATAA
- the rpsE gene encoding 30S ribosomal protein S5 has translation MAKPQEFKKSEHEFDQSIIDLARVTRVMKGGKRLRFRVCMVIGDKKGKVGYAVAKGTDVAGAVNKAVTKAKKHMITVPMINETIPHDVEAKYSAAMVLMKAAPAGTGVIAGGAMRTILELAGVGNVVAKNLGRTNNKVSIVKATFKAIEQLVPASKPKSGGSVNKESSSKKAKEKAAA, from the coding sequence ATGGCCAAACCACAAGAGTTTAAAAAATCAGAACATGAATTTGATCAATCTATCATTGATTTAGCTAGAGTGACCCGTGTCATGAAAGGTGGCAAACGATTGCGTTTTAGGGTATGTATGGTAATCGGCGACAAGAAAGGAAAAGTTGGTTATGCGGTGGCAAAAGGGACTGATGTGGCCGGAGCTGTGAATAAAGCCGTGACTAAAGCCAAGAAGCATATGATTACTGTGCCGATGATTAATGAAACCATCCCGCATGATGTCGAAGCTAAATATTCTGCCGCGATGGTGTTGATGAAGGCAGCGCCGGCCGGTACCGGAGTGATTGCGGGAGGAGCGATGAGAACGATTTTGGAGCTTGCTGGCGTTGGTAACGTGGTGGCAAAAAATTTAGGACGGACCAATAACAAAGTATCTATTGTTAAGGCGACTTTCAAAGCGATTGAACAACTAGTTCCTGCGAGCAAGCCAAAATCTGGCGGCTCGGTAAACAAAGAATCATCAAGCAAGAAAGCCAAAGAAAAAGCTGCCGCTTAA
- a CDS encoding 30S ribosomal protein S8, with protein MTDPISDMLTRIRNAQAVGKTEVILPWSKIKFHLAEVLHRNGYIKSAEVLEPSSDNRFKQIRVTLKYVAPKTGAIKKIKRVSTPGSRVYVKQEELPVVLNHLGIAIISTSQGLMTNKEARNKKLGGEVLCEVY; from the coding sequence ATGACAGATCCAATTTCAGATATGTTAACCCGAATTCGCAACGCTCAAGCAGTTGGTAAAACTGAAGTGATTTTACCGTGGTCAAAGATAAAGTTTCATCTGGCCGAAGTGTTGCATCGCAACGGTTACATCAAGAGCGCTGAGGTACTTGAGCCAAGTAGTGATAATCGGTTTAAACAAATTAGAGTAACCTTGAAATATGTTGCGCCCAAAACCGGTGCCATTAAAAAAATAAAGCGAGTTAGCACACCCGGCAGTAGAGTCTATGTTAAGCAAGAAGAATTACCGGTAGTTTTAAATCATTTGGGAATTGCTATTATTTCCACGTCGCAAGGGTTGATGACCAATAAGGAAGCTAGGAATAAGAAATTAGGCGGCGAAGTTTTATGCGAAGTGTATTAA
- a CDS encoding 30S ribosomal protein S3, giving the protein MGQKVHPRSYRLSTIYHWSSKWFSRDQYANFLQQDLKIKKFLRNELKAAAIANIEIDRSGNDITVIIHSAKPGVIIGRGGKGVDEVKTKLQKFLPPKTSLNLSIKEVNNPNLNAELVCQAMIADLEKRVPFRRVLKQTIARVEKAGAKGVKVMAAGRLNGVEIARTEKLVSGNLPLSTLRADIDFARGAAKTTYGAIGVKVWIYKGEVFGDQKVETDSKSDTKGGKRKPFKAK; this is encoded by the coding sequence ATGGGACAAAAAGTACATCCAAGAAGTTACCGTTTAAGCACCATTTATCATTGGAGCTCAAAGTGGTTTTCCCGTGATCAATACGCTAATTTTTTACAACAGGATTTGAAAATCAAAAAGTTTTTGCGAAATGAATTAAAAGCTGCGGCGATTGCGAATATTGAAATTGATCGTTCCGGCAATGACATTACTGTAATTATCCATTCAGCTAAGCCCGGCGTGATTATCGGCCGCGGCGGAAAAGGCGTTGATGAAGTTAAAACTAAGTTGCAAAAGTTTTTACCCCCTAAAACTTCATTGAATTTAAGCATTAAAGAAGTCAATAATCCTAATTTAAATGCTGAACTGGTTTGCCAAGCGATGATCGCTGACCTAGAAAAGCGTGTCCCGTTTAGGCGGGTTTTAAAACAAACCATTGCCCGAGTTGAAAAAGCCGGCGCTAAGGGAGTAAAAGTTATGGCGGCCGGACGTTTAAACGGCGTTGAAATTGCCAGGACGGAAAAATTAGTTTCTGGCAACTTACCGCTTTCCACATTACGTGCCGATATTGATTTTGCCCGCGGGGCGGCTAAAACCACTTACGGAGCGATTGGGGTTAAGGTTTGGATTTATAAAGGTGAAGTTTTTGGAGATCAGAAAGTGGAGACCGACAGCAAAAGTGACACTAAGGGTGGCAAGCGCAAACCTTTTAAAGCTAAGTAA
- a CDS encoding 50S ribosomal protein L14, translated as MIQAGTNLKVADNSGAKKIRCFKVLGGTKRRYAYIGDIVVVSVKEAMPHSMVKKGEVLPAVIVRTRKEIKRPDGSYVRFDDNAAVIVDKKTKDPKGTRIFGPVARELRGRGFNKIISLAPEVL; from the coding sequence ATGATTCAAGCAGGAACCAATTTAAAAGTGGCCGATAATTCCGGCGCCAAAAAGATTCGTTGTTTTAAAGTGTTAGGCGGAACAAAACGCCGTTATGCTTATATTGGCGATATAGTTGTGGTTTCAGTTAAGGAAGCGATGCCTCACAGCATGGTGAAAAAAGGCGAAGTCTTGCCGGCCGTGATTGTTCGCACGCGTAAAGAAATTAAGCGTCCGGATGGATCTTATGTCAGATTTGATGATAATGCCGCGGTAATTGTTGATAAAAAAACTAAAGACCCTAAAGGTACGCGGATTTTCGGTCCAGTGGCAAGGGAGTTAAGAGGCCGGGGATTTAATAAAATAATTAGTTTAGCTCCAGAAGTTTTGTAA